A window of Leeia speluncae contains these coding sequences:
- a CDS encoding ATP-binding protein: MKFGDFFIRIKTLVTLGNTLDVSKRLVILLVTVTITLASVAIVNLVYMDKVYQLTNVANKNTVPSLQVLNNTILQFMKLRIRVYRYLVNTDPEESPRIEKTIVTAKKDLLDSLKEYDPLISDAEDKRRHEEVHQLLLKTLQTLDNVVTLSKEGYSNEAALLMYESTPFAIHTQDVIEQHIVYNAQLGKASSQKAVELTSTIENITIIFSIGAIYIVLMLTLQIRNNMGARQTAAIVNASDDAIIAKTLDGIVTSWNPGAERIFGYSASEMIGHSILILFPEDRKCEEKEIMTKIRNGDRIEHFETIRLRKDGTPLTISVTISPIKNELGKVIGASKIARDITKAKEAEEELKQAKLEAERANQAKSEFLANMSHEIRTPMNAIIGMTQLVLDSDLTPKQENYLQKAATSSRALLRILNDILDYSKIEAGRLEIEQAPISIRNIIQQSVDLFTTELEKKSLNLEVQVDPKMPSIVLGDSLRISQVINNLIGNAIKFTERGGIWIQASVQRKDANDLIIRFAVKDTGIGLSKAQADQLFKPFVQADTSVTRKYGGTGLGLAICQQLVQLMGGDIAVTAMPSEGATFTFTIKAKPYLSNAVEQEQPLAIVYEASNSQSTDSQSFTGYRVLLAEDQEINQEIAVSFLHKLGVKVSVAENGWIAAKKASETKFDIILMDLHMPVMDGFLATKKIRTELGAACPPIVAMSAAVFDEDKRLCLEAGMVDFIAKPIEIAEIRKCFSRVLIGQSELSDNETPHTESIWAINVLADKLGNDMALSQKLVHNTVEQYSNFSSQIEDLLNDQKLHEAAMALHTLRGVLDNLGFTTHRKVCLPIEQLLKQNQIPTFAQRAALLGTLNDILIQLNMVKAIEEETPAGFGEDNNNAFVALQEVIPALRNYLEQGEVIPDEIHNVLLSIHKALPNNVEIYELLNCIDAFNHEQALATLETICQQLGEKV, from the coding sequence ATGAAATTTGGCGATTTCTTTATTCGAATAAAGACGTTAGTGACACTAGGAAACACACTAGATGTATCTAAACGACTAGTGATTTTGCTAGTAACGGTGACGATCACCCTCGCTTCAGTTGCGATTGTTAACCTTGTCTATATGGATAAGGTATATCAGTTAACCAATGTCGCCAATAAAAATACCGTTCCCAGCCTACAAGTCTTAAACAACACCATTTTGCAGTTTATGAAATTGCGGATTCGTGTTTACCGATACCTAGTGAATACAGACCCTGAAGAATCGCCTAGAATCGAGAAAACCATTGTCACCGCAAAAAAGGACTTACTTGACTCTCTTAAAGAATATGACCCATTAATTAGTGATGCAGAAGATAAAAGAAGACATGAAGAAGTCCATCAACTACTGCTAAAAACCCTTCAAACCTTAGATAACGTAGTGACTTTATCTAAAGAAGGCTATAGCAATGAAGCTGCGCTGTTAATGTACGAGTCCACCCCATTTGCGATTCATACACAAGATGTCATTGAGCAACATATTGTTTACAACGCTCAACTGGGGAAAGCTTCTTCACAGAAAGCGGTAGAACTCACCAGTACCATCGAAAATATCACGATTATTTTCTCGATTGGTGCCATTTATATTGTGCTGATGTTAACGCTCCAGATCAGAAATAATATGGGCGCACGACAAACAGCGGCCATTGTCAATGCGTCTGATGATGCAATTATCGCGAAAACGTTAGATGGCATTGTTACAAGTTGGAACCCAGGTGCAGAACGTATCTTTGGATACTCTGCCAGTGAAATGATTGGCCATTCGATTTTGATTCTTTTTCCTGAAGATAGGAAATGCGAGGAAAAAGAAATCATGACCAAAATTCGAAATGGTGACCGGATTGAACACTTTGAAACTATTCGCCTTCGTAAAGATGGCACCCCTCTCACCATTTCGGTCACCATCTCACCGATTAAAAACGAGCTAGGCAAAGTAATTGGTGCCTCTAAAATTGCACGCGATATTACTAAAGCAAAAGAGGCGGAAGAAGAGCTTAAGCAAGCAAAACTAGAAGCCGAGAGAGCCAACCAGGCTAAATCAGAGTTTTTGGCGAACATGAGCCATGAAATCCGTACCCCGATGAATGCCATTATCGGAATGACACAACTCGTACTAGATAGCGACCTTACGCCCAAACAAGAAAATTACCTACAGAAAGCGGCCACCTCGTCGCGCGCCCTACTCCGCATCCTGAATGACATTCTAGACTATTCAAAAATTGAAGCGGGCCGTTTAGAAATTGAACAAGCCCCAATTAGCATTCGCAATATTATTCAGCAATCTGTCGATCTATTCACTACCGAGCTTGAAAAAAAATCGCTCAATTTAGAAGTTCAGGTAGACCCAAAAATGCCGAGCATTGTACTTGGCGATAGTTTACGTATTTCTCAAGTGATTAATAATTTAATCGGTAATGCAATTAAATTTACAGAGAGAGGCGGCATCTGGATTCAAGCTAGTGTACAAAGGAAAGACGCAAATGATTTAATCATTCGCTTTGCTGTAAAAGATACTGGAATAGGCTTATCTAAAGCGCAAGCTGACCAACTATTTAAACCATTTGTACAAGCAGATACCTCTGTCACCAGAAAATATGGCGGTACCGGTCTTGGCTTGGCCATTTGCCAGCAACTCGTACAACTTATGGGTGGGGATATTGCCGTTACCGCCATGCCAAGTGAAGGTGCTACCTTTACCTTCACCATCAAAGCCAAACCTTATTTAAGTAATGCAGTAGAACAAGAACAACCTTTAGCGATTGTTTATGAAGCAAGTAACTCTCAATCTACCGATAGTCAATCCTTTACGGGATACCGCGTGTTGCTCGCCGAAGATCAAGAGATAAATCAAGAAATTGCAGTATCTTTCCTTCACAAACTAGGGGTTAAAGTTAGCGTTGCGGAAAATGGATGGATTGCAGCCAAAAAAGCGTCTGAAACAAAATTTGACATCATCCTGATGGATTTACATATGCCAGTAATGGATGGTTTTCTTGCAACGAAAAAGATCCGCACTGAACTAGGTGCAGCCTGCCCCCCAATTGTTGCTATGTCTGCCGCGGTATTTGATGAAGATAAACGTTTATGCCTAGAGGCAGGCATGGTCGACTTTATTGCAAAACCGATTGAAATTGCAGAAATAAGAAAATGCTTTAGTCGGGTACTCATTGGCCAATCTGAATTATCAGACAACGAGACGCCCCATACAGAATCCATCTGGGCGATTAACGTTTTAGCAGACAAACTTGGCAATGATATGGCGCTATCCCAAAAGTTGGTCCATAACACGGTCGAACAATACAGCAATTTCTCATCGCAAATTGAGGACTTACTCAACGATCAAAAACTCCACGAAGCAGCGATGGCCTTACACACCCTAAGAGGCGTGTTGGATAATTTAGGCTTTACAACCCATAGAAAAGTTTGTTTACCAATCGAACAACTGCTAAAACAAAATCAGATACCCACCTTTGCACAAAGGGCGGCACTGCTCGGCACGCTAAATGATATTTTGATTCAATTGAATATGGTGAAAGCGATTGAGGAAGAGACGCCGGCGGGGTTTGGCGAAGATAATAATAATGCCTTCGTTGCCTTGCAGGAGGTAATCCCTGCGCTGAGGAATTATTTAGAGCAAGGTGAGGTCATTCCAGATGAAATTCACAATGTATTGTTAAGTATTCATAAAGCATTGCCAAACAATGTAGAAATCTACGAGCTACTAAACTGTATTGATGCATTTAACCATGAACAGGCATTAGCTACCCTAGAAACCATCTGTCAGCAACTTGGAGAAAAGGTTTAA
- a CDS encoding rhodanese-like domain-containing protein, translating to MLTPQPVEIPANARLIDVRSAGEFANGHIEGAINLPLDSIASQIKKVCDKIDEPLVLYCQSGMRSSLARQQLMSQGYQQVVNGGGVGSLALRLQKQIIR from the coding sequence ATGCTCACACCACAACCGGTAGAAATCCCTGCTAATGCGCGTCTCATTGATGTGAGATCTGCAGGTGAATTTGCTAATGGCCACATAGAAGGGGCTATTAACTTGCCACTAGATTCGATTGCTAGCCAAATTAAAAAGGTATGTGACAAGATAGACGAACCGTTAGTTTTATATTGCCAATCTGGCATGCGATCCTCCTTAGCAAGGCAACAGCTCATGTCACAAGGCTACCAGCAGGTAGTAAATGGCGGAGGAGTTGGGTCATTAGCCTTACGCCTTCAGAAGCAAATCATTAGATAA
- a CDS encoding carboxymuconolactone decarboxylase family protein → MGHFQEVANKITNKVKDIRAAAPETMQGFYQMSNAVNKDGALSAKSKELMAMAIGIASRCQGCLAFHAKACVKLGVTRDEFMEMLQVAIYMGGGPSLMTAAEALEAFDEFNQ, encoded by the coding sequence ATGGGACATTTTCAAGAAGTAGCAAACAAAATCACCAATAAAGTAAAAGATATTCGCGCTGCCGCACCAGAAACGATGCAGGGCTTTTATCAAATGAGTAATGCGGTGAATAAAGATGGCGCACTCTCCGCAAAAAGCAAAGAACTAATGGCCATGGCGATTGGGATTGCCAGCCGTTGCCAAGGCTGTTTGGCTTTTCATGCTAAAGCCTGTGTGAAATTAGGCGTTACGCGAGATGAATTTATGGAAATGCTACAAGTAGCTATCTATATGGGTGGTGGTCCATCTTTGATGACCGCGGCAGAAGCATTAGAAGCGTTTGATGAATTCAATCAGTAA
- a CDS encoding rhodanese-like domain-containing protein, with protein sequence MKTAHDLVLAAKACIEECSPTFANQLMNQSKPIVIDVREPDEYMQGHLPSALHIPRGLLEFKLASAPILDNREQAFLLYCKTGGRAALATKTMLEMGYQHVISISGGWEAWQAAALPTETPKPLAFE encoded by the coding sequence ATGAAAACCGCACATGATCTCGTTTTAGCAGCAAAAGCCTGTATTGAAGAATGCAGCCCGACCTTTGCCAATCAGCTAATGAATCAATCTAAGCCGATTGTGATAGATGTCAGAGAACCAGATGAATATATGCAAGGGCACCTTCCCAGTGCATTACATATCCCACGTGGATTATTAGAGTTTAAGTTAGCTTCAGCCCCTATTTTAGATAACAGAGAGCAAGCCTTCTTGCTGTACTGCAAAACAGGCGGGCGAGCTGCATTAGCAACGAAAACAATGTTAGAAATGGGTTATCAACATGTGATTTCGATATCAGGTGGTTGGGAAGCTTGGCAAGCAGCGGCTTTGCCAACAGAAACGCCAAAACCATTAGCGTTTGAATAA
- a CDS encoding DUF3299 domain-containing protein has product MTFKQRLKQPLVKSLAGLAITILSLPLLAETKAAANYQLGDKVVKQKTDKPTSTSYPLINWEDLIPKSWDPSKAFKGVDLNKLDDGDPKATALLNKMRSEWDNAPTNPTMNGKTGRIPGFVVPLEATKGAIKEFLLVPYFGACIHSPPPPANQIIHVLLAKPQKGLKVMDAVWVSGTLATIRASNESLDSNMGMSPSAYQIQAVKVEAYKGM; this is encoded by the coding sequence ATGACGTTCAAACAAAGATTAAAACAGCCATTGGTCAAATCCCTTGCAGGCTTGGCAATCACTATCCTCAGCCTTCCTTTATTAGCGGAAACCAAAGCGGCGGCAAATTACCAACTCGGTGACAAAGTCGTTAAACAAAAAACAGACAAGCCAACATCCACCAGCTATCCGTTAATTAACTGGGAAGATCTCATCCCAAAATCTTGGGACCCAAGCAAAGCATTCAAAGGGGTAGATTTAAATAAACTAGACGATGGTGACCCAAAGGCCACTGCCCTACTAAATAAAATGCGAAGCGAATGGGATAACGCACCAACCAACCCTACAATGAATGGAAAAACCGGGCGAATCCCTGGTTTTGTAGTACCACTAGAAGCCACCAAAGGCGCGATTAAAGAGTTCTTGCTGGTCCCCTATTTTGGGGCTTGTATCCACTCGCCACCACCACCAGCGAATCAAATCATCCACGTTCTTTTAGCTAAACCACAAAAGGGGCTAAAAGTAATGGATGCCGTGTGGGTGAGCGGCACCTTAGCGACCATTAGAGCAAGTAATGAATCGTTAGATAGCAATATGGGGATGAGTCCATCTGCTTACCAAATCCAGGCAGTAAAAGTAGAGGCGTATAAAGGGATGTAA
- a CDS encoding ABC transporter permease yields MHLFKLAWQSALYRRYTLILTLLSVMLSVFLVLGVEKIRESAASSFENSLSGTDLIVGARGSATQLLLYSVFRIGDATQNMAWDSYEKLSHHPAVAWTIPISLGDSHHGYPVLATNNNYIAHYQYGDHQPLHIQQGKWLAGLYDVVIGSSVANELNYRVGQSIVLSHGSGSGVNLIAHQDKPFHVVGVLAPTGTAVDRTLHIGLAAMEAIHLDWQAGVPIKGFHIPANLVGKFDLTPKSITATLVGLNNRIDVFRLQRQIDQYQKDPLQAIIPGVVIDQLWQMLGFVEKSLRLLSGLVFAVSLAGLVTLLLANLNERKKEFAILRAVGAKPYQLLLMILLEMTVLMALGLIGGTGLLLIFTQWLSPWILTNFGLDLSLSTFTLNDLTQLAYLLLATFIAGFIPAIRAYRLSLAGTLTS; encoded by the coding sequence ATGCATCTCTTTAAACTAGCATGGCAAAGTGCCCTCTACCGCCGCTATACACTGATCCTTACCTTACTCTCTGTGATGTTGAGTGTTTTCTTGGTGCTCGGTGTAGAAAAAATTCGGGAAAGTGCAGCGTCTAGCTTCGAGAATAGCCTCTCTGGTACCGATTTAATCGTAGGGGCAAGAGGAAGCGCCACCCAACTCCTACTGTATTCTGTGTTTCGCATTGGAGATGCGACGCAAAATATGGCTTGGGATAGTTACGAAAAACTCAGCCATCATCCAGCCGTTGCCTGGACTATTCCTATTTCACTAGGGGATTCTCATCACGGTTATCCAGTCTTAGCGACAAACAACAACTACATCGCACATTACCAATATGGGGATCATCAACCATTACATATTCAACAAGGTAAATGGCTAGCAGGTTTGTACGATGTGGTGATCGGATCTAGTGTCGCCAACGAATTAAATTACCGTGTTGGTCAGTCAATCGTATTAAGCCATGGCAGTGGTAGTGGGGTTAACCTGATTGCTCATCAAGATAAACCATTTCATGTTGTAGGCGTTTTAGCACCAACCGGAACTGCGGTAGACCGTACCTTACATATCGGCTTAGCAGCCATGGAGGCGATTCATTTAGATTGGCAAGCCGGCGTTCCAATCAAAGGGTTTCATATTCCAGCCAACTTAGTAGGCAAGTTTGATCTAACACCAAAGTCGATTACCGCCACCCTAGTAGGGCTAAATAACCGGATAGATGTCTTTAGGCTGCAAAGGCAAATCGACCAATATCAAAAGGATCCGCTTCAGGCGATAATCCCAGGCGTAGTCATCGATCAGCTATGGCAAATGCTGGGGTTTGTAGAGAAATCGCTCCGCCTATTATCTGGTTTAGTGTTTGCGGTTTCCCTCGCAGGCTTGGTGACGTTACTGCTGGCTAACTTAAACGAACGCAAAAAAGAGTTTGCCATTTTACGTGCAGTGGGTGCGAAACCCTATCAGCTGCTACTCATGATTTTGCTAGAAATGACGGTATTAATGGCGCTTGGCTTAATCGGTGGGACAGGACTATTACTCATATTTACTCAATGGTTATCACCATGGATTTTAACTAACTTTGGTTTAGATTTATCGCTCAGCACTTTCACGTTAAATGATCTAACGCAGTTAGCGTACTTATTGCTAGCCACTTTCATTGCAGGATTTATTCCCGCTATTCGTGCCTATCGCCTTTCACTAGCTGGCACCTTAACTAGTTAA
- a CDS encoding ABC transporter ATP-binding protein — translation MHCISIRGLTFQWPKQLAPCLDIPTFHLQQGESVFLHGASGSGKSTFLGLIAGLQQVKHGELTVMGKSLKEMRNHQRDQFRADYLGIIFQQFNLIPYLSVIDNVLLSCQFSKLRKQQVLSTGQSLSEAATTLLHALDISDIHLSVNQLSVGQQQRVAAARALMGKPALIIADEPTSSLDAERQNAFLHLLKNACQVAGSALLFVSHDLRLADTFDRTISMADINHAKREINASL, via the coding sequence ATGCATTGCATTTCCATTCGGGGCCTTACTTTTCAATGGCCGAAACAGCTAGCGCCATGCTTAGACATTCCAACCTTTCACCTGCAACAAGGTGAATCGGTTTTTTTGCATGGTGCTAGTGGATCGGGGAAAAGTACTTTTCTTGGCTTAATTGCAGGCTTGCAGCAAGTGAAGCATGGTGAGTTAACGGTAATGGGTAAATCCTTAAAGGAGATGCGAAACCATCAGCGAGATCAGTTTCGTGCAGACTATTTAGGGATTATTTTCCAGCAGTTTAATTTGATTCCCTATCTATCTGTGATAGACAACGTGTTATTAAGTTGTCAGTTTTCCAAGTTACGCAAGCAACAAGTCCTCTCAACCGGGCAATCGCTGTCTGAGGCGGCTACTACACTTTTACACGCACTAGACATTAGCGATATACACCTTTCCGTCAATCAACTTTCGGTAGGCCAACAACAACGCGTCGCCGCAGCCCGGGCATTAATGGGAAAACCAGCTTTAATTATTGCCGATGAACCCACCTCATCTTTAGATGCAGAAAGGCAAAATGCGTTTTTGCATCTTTTGAAGAATGCCTGCCAAGTTGCTGGAAGCGCCTTATTGTTTGTTAGTCATGATCTTCGGTTGGCAGACACATTTGATCGTACTATTTCTATGGCAGACATAAATCATGCGAAAAGAGAGATAAATGCATCTCTTTAA
- a CDS encoding DUF2796 domain-containing protein produces the protein MKKISSYFGISLFAIANYAYAAPAHQHGKASLDIAIEHNKVLVSLESPLDNLLGFEHAPKTPAEIQLAKKMASTLMSKNGVITLPTAANCKLSKVTLESAAISAQYLGGKIAPEKENPFAESDNKPENGHADLDGSFEFTCANIQAISEIQVSLFQHFPHTQSVQVQLVSGKLQKAFTLTPKQNKIHF, from the coding sequence GTGAAAAAAATTTCCTCCTATTTTGGTATCTCTTTGTTTGCCATCGCAAACTATGCCTATGCAGCACCAGCGCATCAACACGGAAAAGCTAGCTTAGATATTGCGATTGAACACAACAAAGTACTTGTTTCACTGGAAAGCCCATTAGATAACTTGCTTGGTTTTGAACATGCGCCCAAGACGCCAGCAGAAATTCAATTAGCAAAAAAAATGGCAAGCACGCTCATGAGTAAAAATGGCGTCATCACGCTACCAACCGCTGCCAACTGTAAACTCAGTAAGGTAACACTGGAAAGTGCGGCCATTTCTGCTCAGTATCTGGGTGGCAAGATAGCGCCAGAAAAAGAGAACCCTTTTGCAGAATCAGATAACAAACCTGAAAATGGTCATGCCGATTTAGACGGTAGCTTTGAATTTACCTGCGCGAATATCCAAGCAATTTCAGAGATTCAGGTTTCACTATTTCAGCACTTCCCACATACGCAATCAGTTCAAGTTCAGTTAGTTAGCGGGAAACTTCAAAAAGCATTTACCCTAACCCCAAAGCAAAATAAGATTCACTTTTAA
- the zigA gene encoding zinc metallochaperone GTPase ZigA: MNKLPVTVLSGFLGAGKTTLLNHILNNREGKRVAVIVNDMSEVNIDAMLVRDGGASLSRSDEKLIEMSNGCICCTLREDLLIEIRRLAEEQRFDYLLIESTGISEPLPVAETFTFRDEEGRSLSDLAKLDTMVTVVDAMNFLRDYGSTDRLSDRGEVLGEEDERTVVDLLVEQIEFCDVLVLNKTDLVSKADLEQLQQIVASLNPRAKIVHSSFGKVDLHHVLNTGLFDFDAASEAPGWLAEMRGEHQPESETYGIHSFVYRARRPFHPQRFWNWIHASWPGVVRSKGYFWLASRNDMVGLWSQAGAVTRHQLVGLWWDALDRADWPADEESLAMIASRWEEPFGDRQQEIVMIGVGLDRDHLIESFDQCLLTDEELNLSKEEWESFDDPFPTWAWQEELDDEPQA; this comes from the coding sequence ATGAACAAACTTCCAGTTACCGTACTCTCGGGCTTTCTAGGCGCAGGCAAAACCACGTTACTGAATCACATCCTCAATAACCGTGAAGGGAAACGGGTTGCCGTGATTGTTAACGATATGTCCGAAGTGAACATCGATGCCATGCTAGTACGTGATGGTGGCGCATCATTATCAAGATCGGATGAAAAACTGATCGAGATGAGTAATGGCTGTATCTGCTGTACATTGCGTGAAGATTTACTGATTGAAATTCGTCGTTTAGCAGAAGAACAGCGTTTTGATTATTTGCTCATCGAATCGACCGGCATATCGGAGCCCCTTCCTGTCGCGGAAACCTTTACCTTCAGAGATGAAGAAGGTAGAAGCCTGTCTGATTTAGCTAAATTAGACACGATGGTCACCGTTGTCGACGCAATGAATTTCTTAAGAGATTACGGGTCGACCGACCGATTAAGCGATCGCGGCGAAGTACTGGGCGAAGAAGATGAGCGTACTGTTGTCGATTTGCTGGTCGAGCAAATTGAATTTTGTGATGTACTAGTCTTAAACAAGACAGATTTGGTCTCTAAAGCAGATTTAGAACAACTTCAACAGATTGTTGCCTCATTAAACCCAAGAGCAAAAATTGTGCACTCTAGCTTTGGTAAAGTCGATTTGCACCATGTACTCAATACCGGTTTATTTGATTTTGACGCGGCGAGTGAGGCGCCGGGTTGGTTGGCTGAAATGCGTGGAGAACACCAGCCAGAAAGCGAAACTTATGGCATTCATAGTTTTGTTTACCGTGCACGTCGTCCATTTCACCCGCAACGCTTTTGGAATTGGATTCATGCGAGTTGGCCAGGTGTGGTGAGATCGAAGGGATATTTTTGGCTTGCATCTCGGAACGATATGGTAGGCCTTTGGTCACAAGCAGGGGCAGTGACTCGGCACCAACTAGTTGGACTATGGTGGGATGCGCTAGATAGAGCAGATTGGCCAGCTGACGAGGAAAGCCTAGCAATGATTGCCTCAAGATGGGAAGAACCGTTTGGCGATAGACAACAAGAGATAGTGATGATTGGTGTGGGTTTAGATCGTGACCATCTCATTGAGTCGTTTGATCAGTGCTTATTAACAGATGAAGAACTGAATTTATCCAAAGAAGAATGGGAATCCTTTGATGACCCCTTCCCGACTTGGGCGTGGCAAGAAGAATTAGATGACGAACCACAAGCCTAA
- a CDS encoding LysR substrate-binding domain-containing protein: MPDLSNKLPPLNALRAFEVTARRLNFRLAAEDMFLTQGAVAQQVRHLEETLGVKLFNRLPRGLSLTEIGATYYVEIQKSLEIIALATEKLQKKSSEITISTTPSLASKWLIPHLANFQRAFPYLDLKIVATEKVSSFTQGDADLAIRLTKPPFDKSISASLLFPMDVYMVCSPQHQQAHFHSLQDLASQVLLHDAHDLWSPFIQSLALPIAIDTSKGLRFNQTALAIDAAIAGQGIALASDPLVANDISQCRLVKPFDIHLQQALGYYLVFPKEDAEKPHLKAIANWIMAEAKQHPF, encoded by the coding sequence ATGCCTGATCTATCTAACAAACTGCCACCCTTAAATGCGCTACGTGCCTTTGAAGTTACGGCAAGGCGATTAAATTTTCGTTTAGCGGCAGAAGACATGTTTTTGACGCAAGGCGCAGTAGCTCAGCAAGTGAGGCATTTAGAAGAAACACTTGGGGTAAAATTATTTAACCGTTTACCAAGGGGTTTATCTTTAACAGAGATTGGTGCCACTTATTATGTAGAGATTCAAAAATCGCTCGAGATCATTGCGCTGGCAACAGAAAAACTGCAGAAAAAATCGAGCGAGATCACAATTAGTACAACGCCGTCTCTGGCCAGCAAGTGGCTCATTCCCCACCTTGCTAATTTTCAGCGAGCATTTCCTTATTTAGATTTAAAAATTGTCGCCACAGAAAAAGTTTCCTCATTCACACAAGGGGATGCAGACTTAGCCATACGCCTGACAAAGCCCCCTTTTGATAAGTCGATATCCGCTTCATTGCTGTTTCCGATGGATGTCTACATGGTGTGTAGCCCGCAGCACCAGCAAGCGCATTTTCACTCATTACAAGACTTAGCGAGTCAAGTGTTATTACATGATGCACATGATCTTTGGTCGCCATTTATTCAGTCCTTAGCGCTACCAATAGCTATCGATACCAGTAAAGGGTTGCGTTTTAACCAAACAGCCTTAGCGATAGATGCGGCGATTGCCGGCCAAGGCATTGCCCTGGCAAGCGATCCCTTAGTTGCGAACGATATTTCTCAGTGCAGATTAGTAAAGCCGTTTGACATCCACTTACAGCAAGCACTTGGCTATTACTTGGTCTTTCCAAAGGAAGATGCAGAAAAACCGCATCTGAAAGCGATAGCCAATTGGATAATGGCGGAAGCAAAACAGCACCCATTTTGA
- a CDS encoding SDR family oxidoreductase, translated as MSELKVAVITAGGSGMGAAAAKKLASEGYQVAILSSSGKGQALAESLGGIGVTGSNQSNADVKKLIDETMKKWGRIDVLVNSAGHGPRAPIVEISDEDWVKGMEVYFLPMVRTIRLVAPIMKAQQSGSIVNISTAWAFEPSEMFPTSAVFRTGLAAYSKIFADTFAKDNVRINNVLPGWIDSLPETAARRATVPMGRYGTADEIANVVAFLASNQSSYMTGQNIRVDGGVTHSI; from the coding sequence ATGAGTGAATTAAAAGTAGCGGTGATTACGGCGGGTGGTAGTGGTATGGGGGCTGCTGCCGCTAAGAAACTAGCCAGTGAAGGCTATCAGGTGGCGATTCTTTCATCATCTGGCAAAGGGCAAGCATTGGCCGAGTCTTTGGGTGGCATTGGTGTAACGGGATCGAACCAATCCAATGCAGACGTAAAAAAGCTGATTGATGAAACCATGAAAAAATGGGGGCGGATTGACGTGCTAGTAAATAGTGCCGGCCACGGCCCACGTGCACCCATAGTAGAAATTAGTGATGAAGATTGGGTGAAAGGAATGGAAGTGTATTTCTTGCCAATGGTAAGAACGATTCGCCTAGTTGCACCCATTATGAAGGCACAGCAATCTGGCTCTATTGTAAATATTTCTACTGCCTGGGCATTTGAACCAAGCGAAATGTTCCCGACTTCAGCCGTGTTTCGAACCGGCTTAGCCGCGTATAGCAAAATTTTTGCAGATACTTTTGCGAAAGATAATGTCCGGATTAATAACGTTTTACCAGGCTGGATTGATAGCCTACCGGAAACCGCCGCCAGAAGGGCGACTGTACCAATGGGCAGATACGGCACCGCAGATGAGATTGCCAATGTAGTCGCATTCTTAGCCTCTAACCAATCATCCTACATGACAGGACAAAATATTCGTGTAGATGGTGGTGTGACGCATTCGATCTAA